A single region of the Mesorhizobium sp. NZP2077 genome encodes:
- a CDS encoding dihydrodipicolinate synthase family protein → MSSFAFQGLNLAITTPFDAKGRLDFNRLEEHVERYLAAGVDGFVFSSGTGMHVYLTTDESKALIERGTRIVAGRAKVIAQTSALLTADVVDRTQFAKDSGADGVMLLPPFFEGPSTDDSVFDFYAEVAKVGLPIIGYNVPQAVGVRITPDLLRRLCELPEFRAIKDSSGDLTSQVQLIGTGLEILNGADPLVPFSLFAGCSGLIWGGANVTPRACVAIVKAAKEKRWDDVQAQWRILEPIMSLLWQGDYGGYVPSAYAAAEITGYSSGAVRKPFRPVPAERIAALKAALGPLVEKETAR, encoded by the coding sequence ATGTCGTCATTTGCTTTCCAAGGTCTCAATCTGGCAATCACAACTCCATTCGATGCCAAAGGTCGCCTCGACTTCAACCGCCTGGAGGAGCACGTCGAGCGATATCTGGCTGCAGGTGTTGATGGTTTCGTGTTCAGCTCCGGCACCGGTATGCACGTCTACCTCACGACGGACGAGTCTAAAGCCCTTATAGAACGGGGCACCCGTATCGTTGCGGGACGGGCGAAGGTCATTGCTCAAACCTCGGCTCTGCTGACCGCCGACGTAGTCGACAGGACCCAATTTGCGAAGGACTCCGGGGCCGACGGAGTCATGCTGCTTCCTCCGTTTTTCGAAGGTCCGTCGACCGACGACAGCGTTTTTGATTTTTATGCGGAAGTCGCCAAGGTCGGTTTGCCTATCATTGGCTACAATGTGCCTCAGGCAGTCGGTGTACGAATAACTCCCGACCTGCTCCGCAGGCTTTGCGAACTTCCGGAGTTCCGCGCAATCAAGGACAGTAGTGGAGATCTGACCTCGCAGGTTCAGTTGATCGGTACCGGCCTTGAAATCCTCAATGGTGCGGATCCACTCGTACCTTTCTCTCTGTTTGCAGGTTGTTCAGGACTGATCTGGGGCGGTGCGAACGTCACGCCTCGCGCCTGCGTGGCAATCGTCAAGGCGGCCAAGGAAAAGCGTTGGGACGACGTTCAGGCCCAGTGGCGCATCCTCGAGCCTATCATGTCGCTGCTTTGGCAGGGCGACTATGGCGGTTATGTTCCAAGTGCGTATGCAGCCGCAGAAATTACGGGCTACAGCAGCGGCGCAGTGAGGAAACCCTTCAGGCCGGTGCCCGCAGAACGTATTGCAGCTCTTAAAGCGGCCTTGGGGCCCTTGGTTGAAAAAGAAACAGCACGATGA
- a CDS encoding aldehyde dehydrogenase, giving the protein MIVDGVQTAALSGKTFKTLNPATGEVLAEIPAGSAADVDQAVAAARHALEDGRWSKLAPAARKKVLLSLASLIEENTSELALMESLDSGKTIGDCTNIDVPEAVNSLRWHAEAIDKIYDQVAPANDAALGLIVREPIGVVGIVLPWNFPLLTLAWKIGPALAAGCTIVVKPAEETSLTTLRVAELALDAGVPAGVFNVVTGDGPDVGEPIGRHPGIDAISFTGSTETGRRFLKYSSESNLKEVVLELGGKNPCIVMEDASDLDAVAAHIANGAFWNMGQNCSAISRLFVHVDVKDRLLEKLTAVTKTWIVGDPLDPQTRIGPLVSATHFEKVSSYLEHDGKVIIGGNAVDGTTIEPTIIEFKRHEGRHVKEEIFGPILSVIAVKSLAEAVSLANETDYGLAASVFSGDGTRALRAARAINAGTVTVNSYGEGDAATPFGGYKQSGFGGRDKSLHAHDQYCQIKTLWVDLSSSNGGF; this is encoded by the coding sequence ATGATTGTGGATGGGGTGCAGACAGCCGCTCTATCGGGCAAAACCTTCAAGACACTGAACCCTGCGACAGGCGAGGTTTTGGCGGAGATTCCTGCGGGTTCGGCCGCAGATGTGGACCAGGCGGTTGCCGCCGCTCGGCATGCCCTCGAGGACGGCCGTTGGTCGAAACTCGCTCCAGCCGCCCGCAAAAAAGTTTTGCTCAGTCTTGCTTCACTCATCGAGGAGAACACGTCCGAACTTGCACTGATGGAAAGCCTAGACAGCGGCAAGACCATTGGCGACTGCACCAATATCGACGTCCCCGAGGCTGTAAACAGCCTGCGATGGCACGCGGAAGCCATTGACAAAATATATGATCAGGTCGCCCCCGCGAACGATGCAGCACTTGGTCTTATTGTGCGCGAGCCGATCGGGGTGGTGGGGATCGTCCTGCCGTGGAATTTCCCGCTTTTGACCTTGGCTTGGAAGATAGGCCCGGCCCTTGCAGCGGGGTGCACAATTGTCGTAAAGCCGGCCGAAGAAACGTCGCTGACGACCTTGCGGGTAGCGGAGCTTGCACTCGATGCCGGAGTGCCTGCCGGAGTTTTCAACGTTGTGACCGGTGACGGTCCTGACGTCGGCGAACCGATTGGACGCCACCCTGGCATTGATGCCATCTCGTTTACAGGCTCGACTGAGACTGGCCGGCGCTTCCTCAAGTACTCCTCTGAAAGCAACCTGAAGGAAGTTGTGCTTGAACTTGGAGGCAAGAACCCTTGCATCGTGATGGAAGACGCCTCGGATCTCGATGCCGTGGCTGCTCATATCGCAAACGGCGCCTTCTGGAATATGGGTCAGAACTGTTCGGCAATTTCACGTCTTTTCGTCCATGTGGATGTTAAGGATCGTCTGCTCGAGAAGCTTACCGCTGTAACCAAGACGTGGATCGTGGGTGACCCGCTGGACCCACAGACCCGCATCGGACCGCTCGTTTCTGCGACCCATTTTGAGAAGGTGAGCAGCTATCTCGAGCACGATGGCAAGGTGATTATCGGTGGGAATGCCGTCGATGGCACTACTATCGAGCCCACAATCATTGAATTCAAGCGTCACGAAGGCCGCCACGTCAAGGAAGAGATCTTCGGGCCGATCCTTTCGGTGATTGCTGTGAAATCCCTCGCGGAGGCGGTTTCTCTCGCTAATGAAACTGACTACGGCTTGGCGGCCTCGGTATTCAGTGGTGACGGCACGCGTGCGCTTCGCGCCGCCCGGGCAATCAATGCGGGCACAGTTACTGTGAACTCCTACGGGGAGGGCGACGCCGCAACCCCGTTCGGAGGTTACAAACAATCCGGTTTCGGTGGCCGCGACAAGTCCCTGCACGCACACGATCAGTATTGCCAGATAAAAACCCTGTGGGTTGACCTGAGCAGCTCTAACGGAGGTTTCTGA
- a CDS encoding proline racemase family protein, giving the protein MRFSHRLSIVDSHTAGEPSRFVVSGFPTIPGSTMAERMRNLINDYDWIRRVTMNEPRGHRDMFGGVIVPPVNPTSHAGVVYMDGGQFYNMCGHASLGLCGMLVETGQVPRTGRTTEVRLDTPAGLVVGSVTSSDAGDVEAVSLIDVASFAFALDQFVEVPNYGRVRVDFGYGGNIFVIAEAADMGFQSIDPEHTTDLIKAGVALRQAARLQYRFQHPEQPHIDGIDLAMLTAPASSNATDARNIVILGQAQADRSPCGTGTCARMAVEHAKGRLKVQERFRHESSIRTFFEARILETTKVGPLPAVIPEISCRPFLTGFSEFVVDPEDPLGNGFVLG; this is encoded by the coding sequence ATGAGATTCAGCCACAGATTGTCGATCGTCGATTCACATACTGCCGGTGAGCCAAGCCGGTTTGTTGTTTCAGGTTTCCCAACGATACCTGGCTCGACAATGGCCGAGCGGATGCGCAACCTGATCAACGATTACGACTGGATCCGCCGGGTGACCATGAATGAACCGCGGGGCCACCGCGACATGTTCGGCGGCGTGATCGTCCCCCCCGTCAACCCAACTTCGCATGCAGGTGTGGTCTATATGGACGGCGGCCAGTTTTACAATATGTGCGGGCATGCCTCGCTCGGGCTTTGCGGAATGCTCGTTGAGACCGGGCAGGTACCACGTACTGGCCGCACCACAGAAGTCCGGTTAGATACGCCTGCCGGGCTGGTGGTCGGATCGGTTACAAGCAGCGATGCGGGAGACGTGGAAGCGGTATCCCTTATTGACGTCGCGTCCTTTGCTTTTGCCCTGGATCAGTTTGTTGAGGTCCCTAACTACGGCCGAGTCCGCGTTGACTTTGGATATGGCGGGAATATTTTCGTAATCGCCGAGGCCGCAGACATGGGCTTCCAGTCCATCGACCCGGAACACACCACCGATCTGATCAAGGCCGGCGTGGCGTTGCGCCAAGCGGCAAGGCTGCAATACCGGTTCCAGCATCCCGAGCAGCCTCATATCGACGGGATTGACCTTGCGATGTTGACCGCTCCGGCCTCAAGCAATGCCACGGACGCGCGCAACATCGTCATCCTCGGCCAGGCCCAGGCAGACCGATCGCCCTGCGGCACCGGCACGTGCGCGCGCATGGCCGTCGAGCATGCTAAGGGCCGGCTCAAGGTCCAAGAGCGCTTCAGGCACGAAAGCTCCATTCGGACATTTTTTGAAGCGCGCATACTGGAAACAACGAAGGTTGGACCCCTGCCTGCGGTAATACCGGAAATTAGTTGCCGACCTTTCCTTACCGGCTTTAGCGAGTTCGTCGTTGATCCAGAGGATCCATTGGGGAACGGCTTCGTGCTCGGATAA
- a CDS encoding 4-oxalocrotonate tautomerase family protein: protein MPVIHIETFKSSDEKKTELAGEITKLFCDKMNLKPEQIHVVFDEYEPNNWATGGKLWSKM, encoded by the coding sequence ATGCCTGTAATTCACATTGAAACCTTTAAGTCGAGCGACGAGAAAAAGACGGAACTGGCCGGGGAAATCACCAAGCTGTTTTGTGACAAGATGAACCTGAAGCCAGAGCAGATCCACGTAGTCTTCGACGAGTATGAGCCGAACAACTGGGCAACCGGCGGCAAACTCTGGTCGAAGATGTGA
- a CDS encoding DMT family transporter → MSQILLMSINQGSAYALKPRRKGFWTLVGLMSVPLWALWPLMAVISADSMPTFQFSAINYAVAASTLFALSRRRASKAQLINQQLVPILMVALGLLIGNVLFLYSLKFISPAQSNIIVYLWPIIVILLATGLGLLTFSPRHLFSVLLALAGAVLVIGPDLAAGSWIGIALAFGSGFAWAVFCVYRIWQGPDAPDALIAGLTVSSIIALIVHFMVESTTLPTPMALFGVVFTGIFPLAVGNCVSAWNKGSDALLVVMEPTQRR, encoded by the coding sequence GTGTCGCAAATCCTGCTGATGTCCATCAACCAAGGCAGTGCATATGCGTTGAAGCCTCGGCGAAAAGGCTTTTGGACCCTTGTGGGCCTTATGTCGGTTCCGCTATGGGCTCTTTGGCCACTTATGGCGGTGATATCGGCTGACAGCATGCCCACGTTTCAATTCTCCGCCATCAACTATGCGGTGGCCGCGTCGACCTTGTTTGCTCTCTCCAGAAGGCGTGCATCCAAGGCACAGCTGATCAACCAGCAGCTAGTCCCTATCCTGATGGTGGCACTCGGCCTTTTGATCGGGAATGTCCTTTTCCTATACTCGCTCAAGTTTATTTCACCCGCGCAATCAAATATCATTGTGTACCTCTGGCCAATCATCGTCATCTTGCTTGCCACAGGTTTAGGCCTCCTAACTTTTTCCCCAAGGCACCTGTTTTCTGTGCTCCTCGCGCTCGCCGGAGCCGTTTTGGTGATTGGTCCCGATCTCGCAGCCGGGTCTTGGATAGGGATCGCGCTGGCCTTCGGAAGCGGCTTCGCCTGGGCTGTCTTCTGCGTCTACAGGATATGGCAGGGTCCTGATGCCCCGGACGCCCTGATTGCTGGCCTGACCGTTTCGTCAATTATCGCTTTAATTGTTCATTTCATGGTAGAGAGCACCACGCTGCCAACACCCATGGCGCTTTTTGGGGTGGTCTTCACAGGGATATTTCCGCTCGCTGTCGGCAACTGTGTTTCGGCGTGGAATAAGGGCTCTGACGCACTTTTGGTGGTGATGGAGCCTACCCAGCGCCGATGA
- a CDS encoding ISL3 family transposase: MGQALRPSTLVPRGFVVEDAASAVDATLITIRPLSMASACPGCGTRSERIHSRYQRRLADLPLAGKPVRLVVLVRRFHCDAVLCGRRIFAERFDEGVLAPWARRTARLDDIVHHLGLVLGGRPAAGFARRLMLPVSNDTLLRVVRRRGSPRFVPPAVIGIDDWAWRRNQRYGTLICDLERRKTIALLPDREPATAQAWLSDQPQIGIVARDRGGGYAMAAAKALPKAIQVADRWHLMENASRAFLDAVRKSMRQIRSAIGAVTINPDLLTAAERIQYEGYLRREDTNAAILGLAKTGVTIKEIVRRTGYSRGLVRRVMRGQRSDIFRVRENSLELHLPWLDAQWSAGRRNGAELWRRLKGQGFRGSLRVVTEWATRRRKAEKVDGGALSRAPSARTIARLMTVGRDNLSKSETVLVAAIEGGVPQLVDARGIIAAFQAMIRKKSLVDLEPWLEQARSGLVAPFANGIVKDRAAVSAAITSPWSNGQTEGQITKLKLVKRQMYGRGKLDLLQARVIGAG, translated from the coding sequence ATGGGCCAGGCCCTCCGACCATCGACTCTCGTCCCTCGCGGCTTTGTTGTTGAAGATGCCGCCAGTGCGGTCGACGCGACGCTCATCACGATCCGACCTTTGAGCATGGCGAGTGCCTGTCCGGGCTGCGGAACGAGATCGGAGCGGATCCACAGCCGGTATCAGCGGCGCTTGGCGGATCTGCCGTTGGCTGGAAAGCCTGTTCGGCTGGTCGTCCTGGTGCGCCGGTTCCACTGCGACGCGGTTCTGTGCGGCCGGCGAATCTTCGCCGAGCGCTTTGACGAGGGCGTCCTGGCGCCATGGGCGCGGCGAACCGCTCGCCTCGACGATATCGTTCATCATCTTGGGCTTGTTCTGGGCGGGCGCCCGGCAGCGGGCTTCGCCCGGAGACTGATGCTGCCAGTGAGCAACGACACCCTGCTGCGCGTCGTGCGGCGGCGCGGCAGCCCGCGCTTCGTTCCGCCAGCCGTGATCGGGATCGACGACTGGGCGTGGCGACGCAACCAGCGCTATGGAACCCTCATCTGCGATCTGGAGCGGCGCAAGACCATCGCATTGCTGCCTGACCGGGAACCAGCGACGGCTCAGGCCTGGCTCTCTGACCAGCCTCAGATCGGCATCGTCGCCCGCGACCGTGGCGGTGGCTACGCAATGGCTGCAGCCAAGGCTCTGCCGAAGGCGATCCAGGTGGCCGACCGTTGGCACTTGATGGAGAACGCCAGCCGCGCCTTCCTCGACGCCGTGCGCAAATCCATGCGCCAGATTCGGTCCGCGATCGGCGCAGTCACGATCAATCCCGACCTGCTCACTGCCGCCGAGCGGATCCAATATGAGGGATATCTTCGCCGGGAAGACACCAACGCCGCCATTCTCGGCCTGGCCAAGACCGGGGTGACGATCAAGGAGATCGTTCGCCGGACCGGGTACAGCCGCGGCCTTGTCCGTCGCGTCATGCGCGGTCAACGCTCGGATATCTTCCGCGTCCGCGAGAACTCGCTCGAACTGCACCTGCCATGGCTCGACGCCCAGTGGTCGGCCGGACGGCGGAACGGCGCCGAGCTATGGCGACGGCTCAAAGGCCAAGGGTTCCGTGGTAGTCTTCGGGTTGTCACCGAGTGGGCTACGCGCCGTCGGAAGGCGGAAAAGGTCGATGGTGGCGCCTTGAGCCGGGCGCCCTCGGCGCGGACCATAGCGCGGCTGATGACCGTCGGTCGCGACAACCTCTCCAAGTCCGAAACCGTCCTTGTCGCCGCGATTGAGGGCGGTGTGCCCCAGCTGGTCGATGCCCGAGGAATCATCGCCGCCTTCCAGGCCATGATCCGCAAGAAGTCTCTCGTCGATCTTGAGCCATGGCTGGAGCAAGCTCGATCGGGCCTTGTTGCCCCCTTCGCCAACGGCATCGTCAAGGACCGAGCGGCTGTGAGCGCGGCGATCACATCTCCCTGGTCCAATGGCCAAACCGAGGGGCAGATCACCAAACTCAAGCTCGTGAAACGCCAAATGTACGGCCGAGGAAAACTCGACCTACTCCAGGCGCGCGTCATCGGCGCTGGGTAG
- a CDS encoding ISKra4 family transposase, with protein sequence MAVEWTITIEGRNEFGDTCRKEVRIDKSWKGLSDGDIGLSIADGKKIMAALQIAVVSHEAETYSLFRRVCPDCHTFRPVKGYTTRKIRTVFGTVEVRNPRWMLCRDCHPGMVAAFAPLNEICPDRATPELFELTARLGSMMPYRQAAKVLGEFLPIEPTETYATVRKRTIRVGERLDEQNAKEERRARAQRDDRSQLEMQLPGGRRKEFVISIDTAHVRSADPNSARNFELVVARCGRGGRGDVGGRYFVTSNTDQAAIRDRALHALQQEGYCDFGNVTVISDGAEILKRLPRAMLKPTAHIIDWFHIAMKIQPMQQIADHIVRSQSDPFEVLPTIDRDIRSVKWRLWHGRVDGAIRGLQPLLARLKDSQSAGEFSIARLYSLASQLLTYVHSNRGAIVNYGKRYRAGLRVASALAECQSARNWGSDSVLMTL encoded by the coding sequence ATGGCGGTGGAATGGACGATCACGATCGAGGGCAGGAACGAATTTGGCGACACCTGCCGGAAGGAGGTCCGCATCGACAAGAGCTGGAAGGGCTTGTCCGACGGCGATATCGGCTTGTCGATCGCCGATGGAAAGAAAATCATGGCGGCCCTGCAGATCGCGGTCGTCAGCCACGAGGCGGAGACCTACTCGCTCTTTCGCCGCGTCTGCCCTGATTGCCACACGTTCCGGCCGGTCAAGGGCTATACGACGCGCAAAATCAGAACTGTCTTCGGCACGGTGGAGGTCCGCAATCCCCGGTGGATGCTCTGCCGGGATTGCCATCCTGGCATGGTCGCTGCCTTCGCACCACTCAACGAGATCTGCCCTGATCGAGCCACGCCTGAACTGTTTGAACTGACGGCGCGATTGGGAAGCATGATGCCGTATCGGCAGGCAGCAAAGGTGCTTGGCGAATTTCTGCCGATTGAACCCACCGAGACGTACGCGACCGTGCGCAAGCGGACCATCAGGGTCGGTGAACGGCTCGATGAACAGAACGCGAAGGAAGAAAGGCGCGCGCGAGCTCAAAGGGACGATCGAAGCCAGCTTGAAATGCAGCTTCCCGGCGGCCGACGCAAAGAGTTCGTCATCAGCATCGATACGGCACATGTTCGCAGCGCCGATCCCAATTCCGCGCGAAACTTCGAACTCGTTGTAGCTCGATGCGGCCGCGGCGGTCGGGGTGATGTCGGTGGCCGCTACTTCGTGACCAGCAACACCGACCAGGCTGCAATCCGGGATCGAGCCCTCCACGCACTTCAGCAAGAAGGATATTGCGACTTTGGCAACGTCACCGTGATCTCGGACGGCGCCGAAATCCTGAAGCGGCTGCCCCGCGCCATGCTCAAGCCGACAGCCCACATCATCGACTGGTTCCACATTGCCATGAAGATCCAGCCCATGCAGCAGATCGCCGATCACATCGTGCGATCCCAGTCCGACCCTTTTGAAGTGCTTCCAACCATCGACAGGGACATCAGATCCGTGAAGTGGCGTCTCTGGCACGGGCGAGTCGATGGCGCGATCCGCGGCCTGCAGCCACTCCTGGCGAGACTGAAAGACTCGCAAAGCGCCGGCGAGTTCTCAATCGCACGGCTTTATAGCCTCGCCTCGCAGCTCCTGACCTATGTTCATTCAAATCGCGGCGCGATCGTCAACTATGGAAAGCGCTATCGGGCTGGGCTTCGCGTTGCCTCCGCTTTGGCCGAGTGTCAATCGGCCCGCAATTGGGGCTCTGACTCAGTTTTGATGACATTGTGA
- a CDS encoding PLP-dependent aminotransferase family protein, which yields MTLDETLSGWRPRLLSAEGPRYLALVNALEEDIADGLLSEGDRLPAHRDLARELGLSVGTVSKAYQEAEQRGVVSGHVGQGTFVRKRAGIRSETVARHEPVNLALNMPADGKETKILSALLGDVIREDDLAPLLRYHPHAGIWRHREIIAASLSDDSYNIEPSRLFLCNGAQHAIDMTLRLVAKPGDSVLVDDLTYSGFKAVAAASNLTLVPVEMDEEGMVPNSLKEACQKTKARVLYCMPTLHSPTARTMTAARRHQIAELADEFDLALIEDDVYGFFFPERPLPLASLAPTRTFYITSYSKCIAPGFRLGTLTVPASYVAQIELLLHASAWFVAPMLGEAVVRLIASGKFDELLLERRRDALERYRLLLEAFPDVARIPSPAFYGWLPLPREWSSDQFVSAARARGILVTPPIASAVREAEPGAVRICLGAPKNPSELHSVLRVLRDILKRHPVNVASVA from the coding sequence ATGACCTTGGACGAGACGTTATCAGGCTGGCGGCCGCGGCTGCTAAGCGCTGAGGGCCCGCGCTATCTTGCACTAGTTAATGCTTTAGAAGAGGACATCGCAGACGGTTTGCTGTCGGAAGGCGACCGTTTGCCAGCTCATCGTGACCTGGCACGAGAACTTGGTCTTTCCGTTGGTACGGTCAGCAAGGCTTACCAGGAGGCCGAACAGCGCGGTGTCGTGAGCGGTCACGTCGGACAGGGCACATTCGTGCGCAAGCGCGCAGGTATCCGATCGGAAACTGTGGCAAGACACGAGCCAGTGAATTTAGCATTGAATATGCCCGCGGATGGTAAGGAAACGAAGATCCTATCGGCACTCCTAGGCGACGTGATCCGCGAAGATGATCTTGCTCCCCTGCTCCGCTACCACCCGCACGCGGGCATATGGAGGCACCGCGAGATCATCGCCGCCTCACTATCCGACGACTCCTACAATATCGAACCATCGCGGTTGTTTTTGTGTAATGGAGCCCAGCACGCCATCGATATGACGTTGCGCTTGGTCGCCAAGCCCGGCGATAGCGTTCTGGTCGACGACCTAACCTACTCTGGTTTCAAAGCAGTTGCGGCGGCCAGCAACCTGACTTTAGTTCCAGTTGAGATGGACGAAGAGGGTATGGTTCCGAACTCTCTGAAAGAGGCCTGCCAGAAGACAAAGGCAAGGGTGCTTTACTGCATGCCAACGTTGCACAGTCCCACCGCCCGGACAATGACGGCTGCCCGGCGACATCAGATCGCCGAGTTGGCAGACGAGTTCGATCTGGCTTTGATTGAGGATGATGTCTATGGCTTTTTCTTCCCTGAACGCCCGCTCCCGCTTGCATCCCTGGCTCCAACCCGAACCTTCTACATCACGTCATATTCTAAATGCATCGCTCCCGGTTTCCGGCTTGGAACTTTGACGGTCCCCGCATCCTATGTGGCGCAAATCGAGCTTCTTTTGCATGCTTCTGCTTGGTTTGTCGCTCCAATGTTGGGCGAAGCCGTCGTGCGCCTGATTGCCAGCGGGAAGTTCGATGAACTGTTGCTGGAGCGGCGACGAGATGCTTTGGAGCGCTACCGCCTTCTGCTGGAAGCCTTCCCTGACGTTGCGAGGATTCCGAGTCCAGCGTTTTATGGCTGGTTGCCTTTGCCCCGCGAGTGGTCCTCAGATCAATTTGTGTCCGCTGCGCGGGCTCGTGGGATCCTTGTAACGCCCCCGATCGCTTCGGCCGTGAGAGAAGCTGAGCCAGGTGCGGTCCGCATATGTTTGGGTGCTCCGAAAAATCCTAGCGAACTACACAGTGTTCTTCGGGTCCTCCGCGACATTTTGAAGCGACATCCAGTGAACGTTGCTTCGGTAGCCTAG
- a CDS encoding NAD-dependent succinate-semialdehyde dehydrogenase — MYTKLALLIDGEWIEETKAGGETVLNPATEQSLGNLPHAGKPELDRALAAASRAFESWKRTSPFERAQILRRAADLMRDRLDHIATVLTLEEGKTLAEAKGEITAAAEFFDWFAEEGRRSYGRVIPARLADMRQTVTQEPIGPVACFTPWNFPAVTPARKIAPALAAGCTCIIKPAEETPGTTLEIARALTDAGLPKGVLNVVFGVPSEVSEYLIRSPIIRKISFTGSTPVGRHLARLAGETLTLATMELGGHAPVIVAKDADVQRAAELSMAIKLRNTGQVCTSPTRFFVERPIYEEYLEHARAFVKKQVVGDGLQSGTTVGPMANTRRIAAMDDLIADALSHQARLITGGERINASGLMYMPTILADIPDQARAMTEEPFGPLALVQSVDDIEQGLARANALPYGLAGYAFTRSAATANRISEAMEVGVIGINQMVVTIPETPFGGIGDSGWGREGGIEGLESYTVRKYVGHLHVL, encoded by the coding sequence ATGTATACGAAACTTGCACTCCTCATTGACGGCGAATGGATAGAGGAAACCAAAGCTGGAGGCGAAACCGTCCTCAATCCGGCTACTGAACAGTCGCTCGGTAATCTGCCGCACGCAGGCAAGCCCGAGCTTGATCGAGCTCTCGCGGCTGCAAGCCGCGCCTTTGAGAGCTGGAAGCGTACTTCGCCCTTCGAGCGGGCGCAGATCTTGCGCCGCGCCGCGGATCTGATGCGCGACCGTCTCGATCATATCGCGACTGTGCTAACGTTGGAGGAAGGGAAAACTTTGGCTGAGGCCAAGGGCGAGATCACAGCTGCGGCGGAATTCTTTGATTGGTTCGCAGAAGAGGGAAGACGCAGCTATGGACGTGTCATTCCTGCGCGACTTGCCGATATGCGTCAAACTGTGACGCAGGAGCCTATTGGTCCAGTAGCCTGCTTCACCCCTTGGAACTTCCCGGCCGTAACTCCAGCACGCAAGATCGCGCCTGCTCTCGCTGCTGGGTGCACCTGCATTATCAAGCCGGCCGAGGAAACGCCAGGCACCACCCTCGAGATAGCACGTGCTCTTACCGATGCCGGCCTGCCAAAGGGCGTACTTAACGTTGTGTTCGGGGTGCCGAGTGAAGTATCTGAGTATCTCATTCGGTCGCCGATCATCCGCAAAATCTCGTTCACCGGATCCACACCGGTTGGGCGCCACCTCGCTCGGCTTGCCGGAGAGACCTTAACCCTTGCTACTATGGAGCTTGGCGGTCACGCACCCGTGATTGTCGCAAAGGATGCTGATGTCCAGCGTGCAGCAGAGCTTTCGATGGCTATCAAACTTCGAAACACCGGCCAGGTCTGCACGTCGCCGACCCGATTTTTTGTAGAGCGTCCAATTTACGAAGAGTATCTGGAACATGCGCGGGCCTTCGTAAAGAAACAAGTCGTGGGCGACGGCTTGCAATCGGGCACAACCGTGGGACCAATGGCCAACACCCGCCGTATCGCAGCCATGGACGATCTCATCGCGGACGCCTTGTCCCATCAAGCGCGGCTAATCACGGGGGGCGAGCGCATCAACGCTTCAGGCCTGATGTACATGCCGACGATCCTGGCGGACATTCCCGACCAGGCGAGGGCTATGACCGAGGAGCCGTTTGGGCCACTTGCGTTGGTTCAATCTGTGGATGATATAGAACAGGGGCTCGCGCGAGCGAATGCATTGCCTTATGGTTTGGCTGGGTACGCCTTCACCCGCTCCGCGGCGACTGCTAATCGTATATCGGAGGCCATGGAGGTAGGTGTAATCGGCATTAACCAGATGGTGGTAACGATCCCGGAGACTCCGTTCGGCGGCATTGGCGATAGTGGCTGGGGTCGAGAGGGCGGTATCGAAGGTTTGGAGTCTTACACCGTCAGAAAATACGTCGGTCATCTTCATGTATTGTAG